A single window of Anomaloglossus baeobatrachus isolate aAnoBae1 chromosome 5, aAnoBae1.hap1, whole genome shotgun sequence DNA harbors:
- the LOC142310446 gene encoding uncharacterized protein LOC142310446 — translation MGEKLYSCSECGKYFTRKSRLVAHQRIHTGEKPFSCSECGKCFAYKSRFVTHQRTHTGEKPFSCSECGKCFNHKSHLVTHQRTHTGQKPYSCSQCGKCFAYKSHLVTHQITHTGEKTFSCSECGKCFAYKSHFVTHQRTHTGQKPYSCSECGKCFNQKSHLVRHQKTHTGEKTFSCSECGKCFNYKANLVTHQRTHTGEKPFSCSECGKCFIQKSSFVIHQRIHTGEKPFSCSECGKCFADKSYFVTHQKTHIAQKPFSCSECGKCFNHKPHLVTHLRTHTGEKLYSCSECGKCFNQISHLVTHQRTHTGEKPFSCSECGKCFNQISHLVTHQRTHTGEKSLSCSE, via the coding sequence ATGGGGGAgaagctatattcatgttcagaatgtgggaaatattttacacgGAAGTCAAgacttgttgcacatcagagaattcacacaggggagaaaccattttcatgttcagaatgtgggaaatgttttgcatataaatcacgttttgttacacatcagagaactcacacaggggagaagcctttttcatgttcagaatgtgggaaatgttttaaccacaaatcacatcttgttacacatcagagaactcacacagggcagaagccatattcatgttcacaatgtgggaaatgttttgcatataaatcacatcttgttacacatcagattactcacacaggggagaagactttttcatgttcagaatgtgggaaatgttttgcatataaatcacattttgttacacatcagagaactcacacagggcagaagccatattcatgttcagaatgtgggaaatgttttaaccaaaaatcacatcttgttagacatcagaaaactcacacaggggagaagactttttcatgctcagaatgtgggaaatgttttaactacaaagcaaatcttgttacacatcagagaactcacacaggggaaaagcctttttcatgttcagaatgtgggaaatgttttatccaaaaatcaagttttgttatacatcagagaattcacacaggggagaagccattttcatgttcagaatgtgggaaatgttttgcagataaatcatattttgttacacatcagaaaactcacatagcacagaagcctttttcatgttcagaatgtgggaaatgttttaaccacaaaccacatcttgttacacatctgagaactcacacaggggaaaagctatattcatgttcagaatgtgggaaatgttttaaccaaatatcacatcttgttacacatcagagaactcacacaggggaaaagcctttttcttgttcagaatgtgggaaatgttttaaccaaatatcacatcttgttacacatcagagaactcacacaggagagaaatccTTGTCATGTTCAGAATGA